TGCAGGGATAAGAAATCCGTGGTCAACGTGTTTAAACATCATCCTGACCATGTGAGGGGCTATCAGCCCAACAAAACCTATTACCCCGTAATAAGCTGTTGCGAATGCGGACATCAAAGAAGTCATGATGAGAGAGTAAATTCTTATCTTTTTGACCTCAACGCCAAGTCCCGCTGCGTGCAGGTCTCCCCACTGGATTGCGTTATAGTCCCAGCTGTATTTCACAGAGAAGAGGATGCCTGCTGTCATAACGGCAAAGACAGTGATACCTTCTGACCAACCGCCTTTGCCAAGGTCTCCGAATGTCCAGAAAACCGCTGCAGCAAGCTGTGTGTCTGTCGAGAAATACTGCATAAGCATTGTGCAGGCACTGAAAAATGCCGACATTGCAACACCGACGAGTATAAGCCCCTGAGGTGTCATACCTTTCACGAATGAGAACAGCAGTATTATCAGTGACGATAAGACTGCACCTGCAAAAGCCCCTGCGGCAACTATACCAAGCCCACCGAAACCAGAAGCCCCGCCGGACATAAAGCCTGCTCCCAGAACAATAATAGAAAATGTTGCACCAAAAGATGCACCCTGAGACAGTCCGAGTGTGAAGGATGACGCGAGGGGGTTGTTCAGTATATTTTGTAGTATCACACCGCTCACAGCCAAAGCGCTTCCGACCGCCAGAGCGGCAAGTATTTTCGGAAGGCGCAGATTCCATATGAAATATATGAGGTCTTCGTTGCTGCCTGAACGAAACAGTGCAAGAATAGTTTCTGACCATGAATTTTGTACTGCCCCGTGTTTGATCCCCAAAAGAGTAAAGAGCGTCAGCATGAAAAGCATGACTGCCCAGAACACCAGCTTATTTCCCATCAGTTTGCAACCTTCAGGGACATACCTGTTTTTGTCTGAACCACCCTTTTAAATCCGCCTGTATCCTGTTTTATAACATGGTAAAGGTTTTGCCCGGTAAATACTTTTATTATCTCGCCTGCTTTCTCTTCGGCATCAAGCTCTTTGTAATAATCAGGATATGCGGTTTTGGCTATGAAAAAGGCATTGGCTAGCATCAGGTCAATATTTATGAAGTAATATGTATTTGCCGGAAGCTGATAAACCTGCCCGTTTTTAAAAGCTGAAAGTCTGCTGTAAAACCCTTGTTCTTTCTTTGCTTTTTCGGAGATTATTCCATAGCCGGCACTGTCGATAAATATCAGCTCAGGATTCATCAGGGCAAGGTATTCTTTCTGTAGAAAGATATGTCCTTTGCGCCCGATACTGTCCGCTGTATTTTCCACACCGGCGAGCCTGAAAGGAAGAAAATGCCCTTCTGTGCTGTCTATACCGTTTACCCCTTTATATGATAACCCGCCAACATAGGCTCTGACCTTTTTGTCGGGGCGGTAGTCAAGCTCCGTCTGTAGTCCGGAGATGTAGCTAATCAGATATTCCGCACGCTTTTGCTTATTCAGTATCAATCCTGCAAGGTTCAGTGAGCGGAAAACCGTCTCAAACTCCACCCCCTGATATCCAAAGCTCAGTACTACCACCGGCGTCTTCAGTTTGCGTTGAAGCATATCCGCTTCTGCCGGGTCAGATGTTATAGTAAAAACAACATCAGGCTTGAGTGATATTATAAGCTCATGACTGGGGCGTCCTTTCGCTCCGCCTTCGCTCACAATAGTTACATCTTTGAGTTTTTCTTTATTGTCATATACATAAGGTCGTTTTTCATAATCCTTTCTGTCTATGGCTTCTATGCCTACGACTTTATCCTGAGCTCCCAGAAAAGATATGAAGCTCATGCTGCTTTTCAGTGGTACAATACGGTTTATAATCTTGTCTGGTATTTGAACTTTTCTGTTTAGCAGGTCTGTGACGACAGCTCCGTATGCATCCTGAGAAAATAAAATACCCGTGACTGATACGGCGATGAACAGTATTAGCTTTCCCATATAATCAACTCTCTGCGGAAGTATGTTTTGTTTGTTACGGTTTTGCCGTCAGAATGTTTAGCTATTATGTTTTTAATAATTGTGTCATCAGGCTTTATTCCCGCCTGTTTCAGAATACTTTCAAGTTCATCACGCATCACATCTTCTGAAAGCCTTTTTATGAAGTCATTTTCGATAACTTCAGATGAAAATGGGATGTCCTGCTGTTTCAGCCAGCGTTTGACATCCGGTGTGTCGTTGAAAGGTTTTTTGCTGATATCATATATATTATACAGCTCGTCTGTTATAACTGAATCCTTTCTCCCTGCCCAGCCGAGGTATATTACATATTGCCGGGCTATTTCGGTAACTGTTTTGTAGTCTTCGGGTGATCTCACAGCGGGTGTTGTGGAACAGAAAACTATGTCAAAGCTTTCCGGTTTTTTTATATAGCTTTCCCAGTCTGTCTGCTGGGTTGTAATGTTATTTACCCCTTCATTTGCGGAGTCTTCTGTCAATATGCGCAGCATTTCATCTGAGATGTCTATACCGTGGACATCTTTTGCTTTTTTGCCCAGTCCGATGGTAAATTTTCCGCTTCCACATCCCACATCAAGTATGCTCATTTTCGTAAGGTCTATGCCTTGCTTCTGTATCTTGTAAATTACCTCTGCCTCAAATGCGTCTGGATTGTCAGTGTATCTGGGATATGAGAGTGCTTTTTTGTTCCACATGTTTTTTGTTTTGTTTTCTAATATGTCCATTTCAGGCTTACTCCTCCATTCAGTCCGATTGCCGGATATCCGTATTGTTCCTCGTAGTCTTCATCAAATATGTTGTCCAGATAAAACTCTACTGTTGTATTTTTGGCAAATTCCCAGCTCAAACTTGTGCCGAGAAGATAATATGGGTCAAGTTCTCTTGTTTTACTGTAGTAGAAATATTCTCTTTCGCCCACATAGATAAGTTCCGTATCGAGGGTGAGTTTGTCGTTTATTTTCCATATAACTCCTGCTGTTCCTTTTATATCAGGAATATAGTCAACATTATCAGATGAATAGTCTGCATATTCAGCTGTTACAGGGTCTCCGCTCTTTTCAGAGTCCTGAAATGCAACTCCTGCGTTGATAGATATTTTCGGGTTTATGTTATACCTGCCCTCTGCACTGACACCTTTGAAGACAGCATTGTCTATGTTATATGTTATACGTCCTTTGTTGGTTATAGGGTTTGATCCCATGAGAAGATAGTCGTCTATGTCATAGTAGAATGCAGACAGTTTAATATGTCCGGCATTATTGGCGAAGTTGTGTTTATAAGCGATATCCACTGCATCGGCTTTTTCCGGGGAAAGTTCGCTGTTTTCAAGGAGAGGGACTGTCTGTGCATCAACGAAGTGATTCATTTCAGGAATAGTGGGTGTTCTGTAGCTCTGGTAAATATAGACTGACACTTTATCATTGTTAGTTAATGAATAAGTTATTCCGGCTTTTGGGGTTATACTTTCATCATCATAATTAAGTCTTGTTCTCGTCCCCGCAACATCCTTGTGCTGAAGTGCGTCATACTGGTCGTATCTCGCCCCTATGTCAAATGTCAGCTTGTCTGTTATGTCCCATGAGTCGGAAAGAAATACAGCGTTTGTTCGGATACGGGGACCAGAGTCTGAGCTTGCTATACTGCCTGTCCATGGGGCAGGGGCGACATAGTCTACATCAATCTCACCTGCTTTCATGTTTTTTTGCTCGGCTCCGATGTTAAGCTTATGTTTTTCAAAGTAAATTTCAGTCTTTCCTTTAAAACCATAACTGCGGTCAACTTCAACTGTTCTGTCCAGCACAAGGTCACCTTCGCTGACAGTTACGCCTGCAGCTGTTGTTGTTTTATCTGCGTAATTTTTGTCCATGCGGTCTTCTCTGTTCATGAAAGTTGACAGCTCAACAAAAGCTTTTGTCCCTATATACTGGGTGTATGAAGCAGTGTACATGTGTTTGATTTTATCATAGTGGGCTCCGTCACCAATGACACTCATTGCCTGACCTCCTGCGCCTCCGGCAAAAGTTTCGCCAAGGGACAGTGGCGCATTGCTGTTTATTTTGTCATGATATCCCGGATCGTCAGGGTCTGAAGAAACTCTGTTAGTTTTTATCATACCTCTGTAGGTTTTAGTGTAGTCATACCCAAGGATAAGTTCTCCATCCCATGGTGTATCAATATAAAGCTTTGGTGCTATGTGTGTTGACCGGTAATCATTATTCCAGAGATATTCGTCAGCTTCCTGATAGCTGGCTCCGAGGCTCAGACCAACCGGACCAAATTTTTGTGAGTAACTGCCTCGTATGTTATTGAAACTCTCATCTTCGTCCCACCAGCCCATTGTGCCGTATAAGCTTATTTTGGGTTTTGTTGCCGGACGGAATGTATAAGCATTAATAACGCCACCGATGGCATTGTTGCCGTATTCTGCGCTGCTGCCGCCCTTGATTACTTCGATTTTTTCAATGTTGTCCAGAGGAATTGTGCTGAAGTCGATGTAATTACCGCCGTTTGTACCTGTGGAGTTCATGTTTCTGCCGTCCAGATTTAGCAGTATGCGTTGTCCGCTCTGTCCCCTTATAGTGAGAACATCACCACTGTCTCCGATAAGAGTTTTTCTCTTTAGGCTTATTTCTGGATCATCCTCTAGAAAATCCGCAATATTGTTGCTTCTTTTTACTTCATGAACCCTGACATTTGTACTTTGCATGTCTTTGTTTGATTCTGGTTCGCCTGTAACGGATATTGTGTCGAGATAGATTGTGTCCTGCATTAAATTTTCTGCTGAAACTGTGGTCGACATGGCAAAAAATATCATTGCCAATGCTATCAATGTTTTCTTCATTATGGACTCCTGTGTAACAGTTTATTTCTTAATCATGGTCTTTTAATAAAGCGATATTGTGTTTTTGTATTAAACTAATGCTAATAATCTTGACAATATTTAGCAGTTAATGATAATGAGACTTAACATCAATAATGGAGAAAAACATTGACTAGTATTAAGAAAGATAAAAAAGTATTATTAGTGTCTGATTTTTTGAAACAGAGGTTTCAGTGCACTGATCCTGCTGTTGTTGGAATGATAAGCCAGTGCAGTTCTATTATGAAAATAAATAAAAAAGAGGTTATTTTTACTCAGGGAGAAGCTCAGAACAATACTTTTTATCTGGTAAGCGGGTTAACAAAACTTTATCGTATAAGTGAACAAGGGAAAGAGATAGTATTTAAATATGTATTTCCCGGAGAGAGTTTTGCCAACGGAATAATGGGAGGAGACAGTCTTTTGTCTGCTGTTGCTCTGGAACATTCTGAATTACTTGTAATAGAGAAAAAAGCAGTTAAGCAGCTTGTTTTTGATAATAAAACCCTTCTGGAGAATATGTTTCGTGCATGTAAGAAAGAGTTTGATTTTTATGTTTCTTACATTGAAAACCTTGCATTGACCGACACCAGAGACAGGCTGGAAAATTACTTAAGTGAATATACAAAAAAGAAATGTTCAAAATCATTCAGACTTCCAGTTCCCAGATGTGAGCTTGCGGTTTTGCTTGGCTCCACTCCAGAGAATTTATCAAGGATATTCAGGCAGATGTCAGAAGAGGGGATGATCAGTATCAGGGGGAGGAATGTTACCGTAAATTTCTGATGGCTATATAAAGGGTATCTGCACAGATACCTGTACCTGACCTTTATCGTTGTTTACATTGATTTTGCCTTTGATGAGTTCTGTAATCAACTTACTGCAATATGTACCAAATCCTGAACCGCTGTTATTATGTCCTTTTACCCCGCGTTCAAAAAAACTGTTATATACATGTTTGTCCAGGGTACCTTTATGCAGTCGAAGACAGAACACCACGCATTTATGCGTGGATGAATGAGCCTTTCGGCGGTATAATCCGCTATGCAAGTCACTAAATCAGCTCACAGTTTATATTGTTTGAAATACCATGTTGTTTGGGTATGTAAATACCGGCGAAAGATCCTAAAGCCTGGTGTTTGTTCTTATATCAGAAAAACTTTGCCAAGTATTTTAAGAAGTATGCCGGGAGTAGAGATAGAAACAATTGGCTTTGATTTAGATCATTTGCACATGGTTATAATCATCCCACCTAAATATAGTATTGCTGAAGTTATGGGTAGACTCAAAAGCCAATTGGCTTCGAGGATGCGCAAATTCTTTGGTTGGCTTGATAAGGTATATTGGAAAGAAAATGTTGTTTGGTCGCCGGGATACTTCGTTAGTAGTATAGGGTTAGACGAAGACGTAATTAGAAATTACGTCGAGTTGCAAGGACAACAGGATTTAGGACAGCTCAAACTTGAGCTGTAAAAAAATCATGCGTTAAGCATGAGCGAAGCATAGAACCCCGGGTTTACCCGGGGGAATCTATTAGTAATTGTTATTTTTGTGTTTTCTTTGGTGTTCGTAATGGTTATGTCTACATTTGTCTGATCCGGTGCATATTTCAGTGCGTTGTTGATCAGATTTGAAAAAAGGAGATACAGCAATCCCTGATTATATTTGTCAGTGCGGCCGATATTTTTGTTATCAGCACATATAGTGACTTTAAGATTTTTCTGTTTGCTGAGACCTGCATAACTTTTAACAGCTTCATGGATAGTGTCATATATGCTGAAATTTACAGCATTAGCGAAATCGTTAAGCTGTATCGTAAGCTTCCCCTTGAGGAGGACAGTTCTAAACTAGAGTTTTCTGTTTCTTCATCATATATTCTATCGGTGTCATATCGTCAAGAGCATCGTGTGGACGTTCCTCGTTGTACTCAATCATCCACCAGTAGGTAACTTCCCTTACCTCTGCTAAATTATCAAACAGATACAGGTCAAGAACCTCAGTACGATAAGTTCTGTTAAATCTCTCTATGTAGGCGTTCTGGTTCGGTTTGCCTGGCTGGATATACATAATCTTCATTCCAGCATCTTCAGCCCAAGACACGAACTCTGCCCCCAGAAACTCTGGGCCATTATCGCATCTAAGTACTTCCGGTAATCCTCTCTCTAGGCTGATCTTCTCAAATACGCTGATAAGCCTTCTGCTTGTAAGAGAAGTATCTATCTCAATGTGCACTGCTTCCCTGTTGCAATCGTCTATGATATTAAACGTCCTGAATCTTTTTCCAGAATACAGGCTGTCACTTACAAAGTCTGCTGACCAAACCTGATTAGGCAGTTCTG
This window of the Denitrovibrio acetiphilus DSM 12809 genome carries:
- the tnpA gene encoding IS200/IS605 family transposase, with translation MQVTKSAHSLYCLKYHVVWVCKYRRKILKPGVCSYIRKTLPSILRSMPGVEIETIGFDLDHLHMVIIIPPKYSIAEVMGRLKSQLASRMRKFFGWLDKVYWKENVVWSPGYFVSSIGLDEDVIRNYVELQGQQDLGQLKLEL
- a CDS encoding FecCD family ABC transporter permease, which produces MGNKLVFWAVMLFMLTLFTLLGIKHGAVQNSWSETILALFRSGSNEDLIYFIWNLRLPKILAALAVGSALAVSGVILQNILNNPLASSFTLGLSQGASFGATFSIIVLGAGFMSGGASGFGGLGIVAAGAFAGAVLSSLIILLFSFVKGMTPQGLILVGVAMSAFFSACTMLMQYFSTDTQLAAAVFWTFGDLGKGGWSEGITVFAVMTAGILFSVKYSWDYNAIQWGDLHAAGLGVEVKKIRIYSLIMTSLMSAFATAYYGVIGFVGLIAPHMVRMMFKHVDHGFLIPASAVLGGVFLLGADTLAQMIFFPLSLPVGVITAFAGVPMFLFILMKRSLKNGQS
- a CDS encoding ABC transporter substrate-binding protein, producing the protein MGKLILFIAVSVTGILFSQDAYGAVVTDLLNRKVQIPDKIINRIVPLKSSMSFISFLGAQDKVVGIEAIDRKDYEKRPYVYDNKEKLKDVTIVSEGGAKGRPSHELIISLKPDVVFTITSDPAEADMLQRKLKTPVVVLSFGYQGVEFETVFRSLNLAGLILNKQKRAEYLISYISGLQTELDYRPDKKVRAYVGGLSYKGVNGIDSTEGHFLPFRLAGVENTADSIGRKGHIFLQKEYLALMNPELIFIDSAGYGIISEKAKKEQGFYSRLSAFKNGQVYQLPANTYYFINIDLMLANAFFIAKTAYPDYYKELDAEEKAGEIIKVFTGQNLYHVIKQDTGGFKRVVQTKTGMSLKVAN
- a CDS encoding ATP-binding protein: MLYLLFSNLINNALKYAPDQTNVDITITNTKENTKITITNRFPRVNPGFYASLMLNA
- a CDS encoding Crp/Fnr family transcriptional regulator, whose translation is MKINKKEVIFTQGEAQNNTFYLVSGLTKLYRISEQGKEIVFKYVFPGESFANGIMGGDSLLSAVALEHSELLVIEKKAVKQLVFDNKTLLENMFRACKKEFDFYVSYIENLALTDTRDRLENYLSEYTKKKCSKSFRLPVPRCELAVLLGSTPENLSRIFRQMSEEGMISIRGRNVTVNF
- a CDS encoding TonB-dependent receptor; the protein is MKKTLIALAMIFFAMSTTVSAENLMQDTIYLDTISVTGEPESNKDMQSTNVRVHEVKRSNNIADFLEDDPEISLKRKTLIGDSGDVLTIRGQSGQRILLNLDGRNMNSTGTNGGNYIDFSTIPLDNIEKIEVIKGGSSAEYGNNAIGGVINAYTFRPATKPKISLYGTMGWWDEDESFNNIRGSYSQKFGPVGLSLGASYQEADEYLWNNDYRSTHIAPKLYIDTPWDGELILGYDYTKTYRGMIKTNRVSSDPDDPGYHDKINSNAPLSLGETFAGGAGGQAMSVIGDGAHYDKIKHMYTASYTQYIGTKAFVELSTFMNREDRMDKNYADKTTTAAGVTVSEGDLVLDRTVEVDRSYGFKGKTEIYFEKHKLNIGAEQKNMKAGEIDVDYVAPAPWTGSIASSDSGPRIRTNAVFLSDSWDITDKLTFDIGARYDQYDALQHKDVAGTRTRLNYDDESITPKAGITYSLTNNDKVSVYIYQSYRTPTIPEMNHFVDAQTVPLLENSELSPEKADAVDIAYKHNFANNAGHIKLSAFYYDIDDYLLMGSNPITNKGRITYNIDNAVFKGVSAEGRYNINPKISINAGVAFQDSEKSGDPVTAEYADYSSDNVDYIPDIKGTAGVIWKINDKLTLDTELIYVGEREYFYYSKTRELDPYYLLGTSLSWEFAKNTTVEFYLDNIFDEDYEEQYGYPAIGLNGGVSLKWTY
- a CDS encoding class I SAM-dependent methyltransferase gives rise to the protein MDILENKTKNMWNKKALSYPRYTDNPDAFEAEVIYKIQKQGIDLTKMSILDVGCGSGKFTIGLGKKAKDVHGIDISDEMLRILTEDSANEGVNNITTQQTDWESYIKKPESFDIVFCSTTPAVRSPEDYKTVTEIARQYVIYLGWAGRKDSVITDELYNIYDISKKPFNDTPDVKRWLKQQDIPFSSEVIENDFIKRLSEDVMRDELESILKQAGIKPDDTIIKNIIAKHSDGKTVTNKTYFRRELIIWES